Part of the Natrialbaceae archaeon AArc-T1-2 genome, CGGGGTCGACACCGCGGGAGGTCATGTACAGCAGGTCCTCCTCGTCGATCTGGCCGACCGTCGCGGAGTGGCTGGCCTCGGTGTCGTGGTTGTTGATGATGAGCTTCGGCGAGGCGTCGGCTTCGCTCTCGTCACTAAGCATCAGCGTGTTCTCGCGCTGATACGAACTCGTGTCCCAGGCGTCGCGGCCGACGTCCTGGACGCCTTCGTAGACCGATCGGGCGGTGTCGTCGGTGACGCCGCGGGTGACCAGATCGGCGGTCGTGTGCTCGGCCTGGTGCCAGACCTTGACGTCCAGGTCGAAGTGCTGGTCGTCGTGACCGAAGAACGCGCCGACGATCTGCGTCTCCGAGGAGTCGCCGTTGAGTTCGGTCGAGGTCTCCGTCTTGGTCAGCTGCGTGCCGAAGTTACCCTCGATCCAGTCGACCGTCGCGTAGGTGCCGGCGTCGGCGCGCTTCGTGGTGAAACAGTAGGCGTCCTCCGCGAGATTCTGGAGGCTGCCGTACTGGACGTAGCTGTTCTCGCCGGCGGCGATCTCGACGATCCCGCTGTAGTACTGCTCGTCTTGCTTCTCGCCCGTCGACTGACGTTCCAGGATGGTAACCGACGACGACTCCTCGGTGATCACGAGCGTGTAGTTGAACAGCGACCGGGAGTTCTGTTCGGTCCGGATCGTCACGTCCTCGGCGTCGACACCCTCGGGGACGTAGATGACGGTCCCGGTCGAGAAAAGCGCCGTCGACAGCGCGGTGAGGTAGTTCTCCTGGGGGGGAACGACCGAACCGAACTGCTCACGGACGAGGTCCTCGTGCTCGGCGATGGCCTCGGCCCACGGCAGGACCTCGACCTCGTCTGGGCCGACCTGGTCTTTGTCCTCCGCTGCGTTCAGCGGATCCACGAGCGTCTCGTAATCGAGCTCGTGGAGGTTCGTCCAGTCCCGACCCGGCGTCCGGATGACGTCTGGCATCTCGAGGTCTGCGAGCGCATCGAGCGCCTCGAGACGTGTCTCGAGCATCCACTCGGGCTCGTCGAGTTCGCCCGAAATCTGTCGTACCTGTTCTTCCGTGAGGTTTGCGTGTACCTGCGTCGTACTCATATTATCCGAGGCTACCCTCCATCTCGAGTTCGATGAGGCGGTTGAGTTCGACCGCGTATTCGATCGGCAGTTCCTCCGTGATCGGCTCGATGAAGCCGGCGACGATCATCTTCTTGGCGTCGTCGTCGTCCAGTCCACGCGACTGCAGGTAGAAGATATCCTCGTCGCCGATTTTCCCAACTGTGGCCTCGTGGGCGACATCGACTTTCGACTCCTCGATCTCCATGTACGGCATCGTGTCCGACGTCGACTCGTTGTCGAACATCAAGGCGTCACACTCCACCGCAGTCGAGGAGTTCTCGGCACCGTCGGCGATGTGGACGAGGCCACGGTAGTTGGTGCGGCCGCCGTCTTTCGCGATCGATTTGGACTCGATCGTCGACTTCGTGTCGGGCGCGTTGTGGTAGACCTTCGCACCGGTGTCGATGTCCTGACCCTCGCCGGCGAAGGCGATGGTGATGTGGGTGTCGGTCGCGCCCCGCCCTTTGAGGATCGAACACGGGTAGAGCATGGTGGCTTTCGAGCCCATGCTGCCCGAGATCCACTCCATCGTGCCGTTCTCCTCGACGATGGCGCGTTTGGTGTTGAGGTTGAACGTGTTCTTCGACCAGTTCTGGACCGTCGAGTACTGGACGTGGGCGTCTTCTTTGACGAAGACTTCCACGCCACCGCTGTGGAGGTTGTGGGCACCGTACTTCGGTGCGGAACAGCCCTCGATGTAGTGCACTTCCGAGCCGGGTTCGGCCACGATGAGCGTGTGCTCGAACTGGCCCATCCCCTCGGAGTTCATCCGGAAGTACGCCTGGACGGGCATCTCGACGGTGACGTCCTCTGGGACGTAAACGAACGAGCCGCCCGACCAGACCGCACCGTGGAGTGCGGCGAACTTGTTGTCGCTCGGGGGCACGCACGTCGTCATGAAGTGTTCTCTGACGAGGTCGGGGTGTTCCTGGACCGCGCGGTCCATGTTCATGAAGACGACACCCTTCTCCTCCCACTGATCTTGCATGTTCTGGTAGACGACCTCGGACTCGTACTGTGCGCCGACACCGGAGAGGGCGTTCTTCTCGGCTTCCGGGATGCCCAGCTTGTCGAAGGTGTCTTTGATCTCGTCGGGCAGCTCCGTCCAGTCGTCGACGCCTTCGCGCTCGTCGACGTCGGGGCGGATGTAGGGAACGATCTCTTCGACGTCGAGCTCGGAGAGATCCGGCTGGCCGGGCCAGTCCGTCGGCATCGGCATGTTCTGGTACTGCTCGAGGGCGCGAAGCCGTCGCTCGAGCATCCAGTCGGGCTCGTCTTTGTCCTCGGAGATCATGCGGATGACCTCCTCTGTCAGTCCTTTCTCGGACTTGACGGCGGCGTTCTGTTCTTTCTTGAACTCGAAGCGCGCCTCGGTGTCTGTCTCTTTGAGGTGATCTTGTTCGGAACTCATGATGTTTCGTTATTCTGGTTTACGGCTGTAGGGTCTTTAGGGTTTGTCTAGCCGAATGCAGTTACGCGGTCTCGTAGACCTCTTCGCGCACCCAGTCGTATCCTTTCTCCTCGAGTTCTTCGGCGAGTTTGGCGTCGCCGCTTTTGACGACCTGTCCGTCGAGCATGATGTGGACGCGATCGGGCTCGACGTAGTCGAGGATGCGCTGGTAGTGGGTGATCTGGAGAATGCCGGTCCCCTGCTCGTCGCGAAGGGCGTTGATGCCGTTGGAGACGTCCTGCAGGCGATCGATGTCCAGCCCGGAGTCGATCTCGTCGAGGACGGCAACCGACGGTTCGAGGATGGCTGCCTGGAGCACCTCGTTCTGTTTTTTCTCCCCACCGGAGAAGCCAGCGTTGAGGTACCGGCGGGCGAACTTCTCGTCCATGTCGAGCTGTTCCATCTTTGCTGTGAGGATCTCCTGGAACGTGGCGACGTCGATCTCGCCTTCGT contains:
- the sufD gene encoding Fe-S cluster assembly protein SufD, yielding MSTTQVHANLTEEQVRQISGELDEPEWMLETRLEALDALADLEMPDVIRTPGRDWTNLHELDYETLVDPLNAAEDKDQVGPDEVEVLPWAEAIAEHEDLVREQFGSVVPPQENYLTALSTALFSTGTVIYVPEGVDAEDVTIRTEQNSRSLFNYTLVITEESSSVTILERQSTGEKQDEQYYSGIVEIAAGENSYVQYGSLQNLAEDAYCFTTKRADAGTYATVDWIEGNFGTQLTKTETSTELNGDSSETQIVGAFFGHDDQHFDLDVKVWHQAEHTTADLVTRGVTDDTARSVYEGVQDVGRDAWDTSSYQRENTLMLSDESEADASPKLIINNHDTEASHSATVGQIDEEDLLYMTSRGVDPERARNMLVEGFFVPVLEEIEVDELREDVADLIEARLQG
- the sufB gene encoding Fe-S cluster assembly protein SufB yields the protein MSSEQDHLKETDTEARFEFKKEQNAAVKSEKGLTEEVIRMISEDKDEPDWMLERRLRALEQYQNMPMPTDWPGQPDLSELDVEEIVPYIRPDVDEREGVDDWTELPDEIKDTFDKLGIPEAEKNALSGVGAQYESEVVYQNMQDQWEEKGVVFMNMDRAVQEHPDLVREHFMTTCVPPSDNKFAALHGAVWSGGSFVYVPEDVTVEMPVQAYFRMNSEGMGQFEHTLIVAEPGSEVHYIEGCSAPKYGAHNLHSGGVEVFVKEDAHVQYSTVQNWSKNTFNLNTKRAIVEENGTMEWISGSMGSKATMLYPCSILKGRGATDTHITIAFAGEGQDIDTGAKVYHNAPDTKSTIESKSIAKDGGRTNYRGLVHIADGAENSSTAVECDALMFDNESTSDTMPYMEIEESKVDVAHEATVGKIGDEDIFYLQSRGLDDDDAKKMIVAGFIEPITEELPIEYAVELNRLIELEMEGSLG